Proteins encoded in a region of the Salinicoccus sp. RF5 genome:
- a CDS encoding GNAT family N-acetyltransferase, which translates to MEFIEINEDNFWKVINMEVSEDQAGFVAPNVKSLAESYLYRNDDDVIPYAVQDEDEVVGFILIDIDAEKREFMIWRMMIDKRYQKRGYGKQTIQKAIDMARKSGKYDILVADYVKGNEVMGKLLKSIGFYSHSFDEENNEYVLHYKL; encoded by the coding sequence TTGGAATTTATAGAGATAAATGAGGATAATTTCTGGAAGGTCATTAATATGGAAGTAAGTGAGGATCAGGCCGGGTTTGTCGCTCCGAATGTAAAATCTTTGGCAGAATCCTACTTATACAGAAATGATGACGATGTGATCCCATACGCTGTACAAGATGAGGATGAAGTGGTTGGATTTATATTGATTGATATCGATGCTGAGAAACGGGAGTTTATGATCTGGCGGATGATGATAGACAAAAGGTATCAGAAACGGGGGTATGGGAAGCAGACGATTCAAAAAGCGATTGATATGGCTAGAAAGTCGGGCAAGTATGACATACTGGTGGCAGATTACGTTAAAGGAAATGAAGTGATGGGCAAATTACTCAAATCCATCGGTTTCTATTCCCATTCATTTGATGAGGAGAACAATGAATATGTTTTGCATTATAAACTGTAA
- a CDS encoding ABC transporter ATP-binding protein, whose translation MPILSIDGLEKIFSSANRKEKVLKGINLEITKGEITALTGASGSGKSTLLTIAAGLQKSTAGTIIFQNEALTDMNPRQVRAIRAKKFGFVFQHAHLVPFLTVQEQLELMMDTAELKWSKDRRNEEIKSILDLVDMWGHRDSYPGTLSGGEKQRVAIARAVVHKPEMLFADEPTASLDSKRSMEVMKLLRTLSMERNITVLMVTHEEETLEYADTIVQMKDGVIGKE comes from the coding sequence ATGCCGATCCTATCAATCGATGGACTTGAAAAGATATTCAGCAGTGCCAATAGAAAAGAAAAGGTTTTGAAGGGCATCAATCTGGAAATCACCAAAGGTGAAATCACTGCACTCACCGGTGCTTCCGGGTCTGGAAAAAGCACTTTGCTCACAATAGCAGCAGGTCTGCAGAAATCGACGGCCGGCACAATCATATTTCAAAACGAAGCGCTGACAGATATGAACCCCCGCCAGGTACGGGCAATACGGGCCAAAAAGTTCGGTTTTGTATTCCAGCATGCGCACCTCGTACCATTTTTGACGGTGCAGGAGCAGCTGGAGTTGATGATGGATACAGCAGAATTGAAATGGAGCAAAGACAGAAGAAATGAGGAAATCAAAAGCATACTTGACCTGGTAGACATGTGGGGACATAGGGACAGTTATCCTGGTACCCTCTCCGGCGGAGAGAAGCAGAGGGTTGCGATTGCCCGGGCAGTCGTCCATAAGCCTGAGATGCTGTTTGCCGATGAACCGACGGCGAGCCTTGATTCGAAACGCTCGATGGAAGTGATGAAACTGCTGAGGACCTTATCCATGGAGAGGAACATCACAGTACTGATGGTGACACATGAGGAAGAAACCCTTGAATATGCTGACACCATCGTACAGATGAAGGACGGGGTCATCGGGAAAGAGTAA
- a CDS encoding ABC transporter permease produces MTKLFDLVRNELAKIYVLKSTWVMYLFLVALVIFSLIMNTVTDSVDSETSYSGDWETELQEENQTLMEQIETEGEEDPFIESTNMTLIEENTYHLENDIRPYGYNAGDFVLDNLFTTSLVSLFVIIVAGGIVANEFRWGTIKQLLIRPISRSTILLSKYVAVLLFTLFTLLFLIASSVIVGLIAYGLPAINPEIIVNRPEGMSSNGMLSEIFMQYGFKTLNIIVLATFGFMISSIFRSSALAIGLSMFLMFVGTTAAQALAQYAWSKYILFANTDLSVYFTPYGPIREEMTVGFSVGVIAVYMIIFIIASWAVFTKRDVA; encoded by the coding sequence TTGACTAAGCTATTCGACCTCGTCAGAAATGAACTCGCTAAAATCTACGTACTGAAATCGACCTGGGTCATGTACCTGTTCCTGGTCGCACTCGTCATCTTCAGCCTGATCATGAATACCGTCACCGATTCGGTGGATTCGGAGACGTCCTATTCCGGTGACTGGGAGACTGAACTGCAGGAAGAGAACCAAACACTGATGGAACAGATTGAGACGGAAGGGGAAGAGGATCCTTTCATAGAATCCACTAATATGACCCTGATAGAGGAAAACACGTACCACCTTGAAAATGATATCCGTCCATATGGCTACAACGCCGGCGATTTCGTTCTGGACAACCTCTTCACTACATCACTCGTCAGTCTGTTCGTCATCATTGTTGCCGGTGGCATTGTCGCCAATGAATTCAGATGGGGCACGATCAAACAGCTACTGATCCGACCGATTTCAAGGAGCACGATACTGCTTTCAAAATACGTCGCCGTCCTGCTGTTCACACTGTTCACATTATTATTCCTGATTGCATCGAGCGTCATCGTAGGACTGATTGCATACGGACTGCCGGCCATCAATCCGGAAATCATCGTCAATCGTCCTGAAGGCATGTCGAGCAATGGGATGCTGTCTGAAATTTTCATGCAGTATGGCTTTAAAACCCTTAACATTATCGTACTGGCGACATTCGGCTTCATGATTTCCAGCATCTTCAGGAGCAGCGCCCTTGCAATCGGGCTCTCAATGTTCCTCATGTTCGTCGGAACCACTGCAGCCCAGGCTTTGGCCCAATATGCCTGGTCCAAATATATACTCTTCGCCAACACTGACCTGTCCGTGTACTTCACACCATATGGGCCGATACGTGAAGAGATGACCGTCGGATTCTCAGTAGGAGTCATCGCAGTATACATGATTATATTCATCATTGCCTCCTGGGCTGTGTTCACGAAGCGGGATGTGGCTTAA
- a CDS encoding PspC domain-containing protein, whose translation MRKIKTASEDRAIYGVCGGIARETGIPTILIRLIFIFTMPVSILVYFVLAYYVFDDDYL comes from the coding sequence ATGAGGAAAATAAAGACCGCATCTGAAGATAGAGCAATATATGGAGTATGCGGTGGAATTGCCAGAGAAACAGGCATACCTACGATTTTGATAAGGTTGATTTTCATATTTACAATGCCTGTTTCAATCCTTGTATATTTTGTACTGGCTTACTACGTCTTCGATGACGACTACTTGTAA
- a CDS encoding alpha/beta fold hydrolase yields the protein MSKIDYFTSVLKDYGVREEWKKTPVKAHIYCGRHDAQCLHVFSEEVADLIPNGSLTTFEYSNHNPDIEEEEKFKILLKSTISRA from the coding sequence ATGTCCAAAATCGATTACTTCACATCGGTGCTTAAAGACTATGGTGTCCGTGAAGAATGGAAGAAAACACCGGTCAAAGCTCATATCTATTGTGGCAGACATGATGCACAATGCCTGCATGTCTTCAGTGAGGAAGTAGCAGATCTGATACCTAACGGTTCATTGACCACTTTCGAGTACAGCAACCATAACCCTGATATTGAGGAGGAAGAAAAATTCAAGATCTTGCTGAAATCAACAATAAGTCGTGCTTGA
- a CDS encoding alpha/beta fold hydrolase, translated as MLRASLIDTERGQFELFKKGKGPPLTITHLYSEFNEKGRIMSQDLSEHYTVHVINLSGAGRSVDQTDEYTYSMDDAIHDLEAIRESLRFDEWTFSVYSTGGFLALKYAVMCPGSLTKIIAGGLCASYEYMEHASTLYCKDNPSNQRMKEMFTELRKPEIPLEEHIVLSKEWIMMSLYRKDAYYELLNRK; from the coding sequence ATGCTTCGAGCTTCACTAATCGATACAGAGAGAGGACAATTCGAATTATTCAAGAAAGGTAAAGGACCGCCTCTGACCATTACGCACCTCTACAGTGAATTTAATGAGAAGGGCCGCATCATGTCCCAGGATTTATCCGAACACTATACTGTCCATGTCATCAACTTGAGCGGCGCCGGCCGATCTGTTGATCAAACTGATGAATATACATACAGCATGGATGATGCCATTCACGACCTGGAAGCGATCAGAGAATCACTAAGATTTGATGAATGGACATTTTCTGTTTACTCCACTGGAGGATTCCTTGCTTTGAAATACGCGGTGATGTGCCCGGGTAGCTTGACCAAAATCATTGCCGGCGGGCTGTGTGCATCCTATGAGTATATGGAACATGCTAGCACTCTCTACTGCAAGGATAACCCTAGCAATCAGAGGATGAAGGAGATGTTTACAGAACTTCGCAAACCGGAGATACCACTTGAAGAACACATTGTCCTGTCCAAGGAATGGATTATGATGTCACTGTACAGAAAAGACGCCTACTATGAACTGCTGAACCGGAAGTAA
- a CDS encoding helix-turn-helix transcriptional regulator, producing the protein MGVINHIKEIRTRKGITQIKMAEDLKVTRQTMNAIEKNKYNPSLELSLKILKYFDEPMENVFILEEDENE; encoded by the coding sequence TTGGGAGTAATAAACCATATCAAAGAAATCCGCACAAGGAAGGGAATCACTCAAATCAAAATGGCCGAAGATCTTAAGGTAACACGGCAAACGATGAATGCGATTGAGAAAAATAAGTATAATCCCAGCTTGGAGCTTTCTCTTAAAATTTTAAAATACTTTGACGAACCTATGGAAAATGTCTTTATTCTCGAGGAGGATGAAAATGAATAA
- a CDS encoding response regulator transcription factor codes for MARVLIVDDDKNIREFIRLELEEEGYATVESTDGRDALRNIKEHPCDIAVVDVMMPYMDGIALTKEIRDIYNIPIIILTAKGQIEDKELAYTAGTDDYLVKPFEAKELIFRIKALLRRYGAVKEEAPVRLGNVLLYQQNYSIKIGSKTVKLPLKEFELLYLLGKNPERVFTREQLIEDIWGLDFEGDNRTVDVHIKRLRERFRQLSVPARIHTVRGVGYSLEVDE; via the coding sequence ATGGCACGCGTTTTGATTGTGGATGATGATAAGAACATAAGGGAATTTATTCGGCTGGAACTTGAAGAAGAGGGATATGCGACAGTCGAATCGACAGACGGCAGAGATGCATTGAGAAATATCAAGGAGCACCCATGTGACATAGCGGTTGTGGATGTAATGATGCCCTATATGGATGGCATTGCACTGACGAAGGAGATTCGTGACATATACAATATCCCCATCATCATCCTTACGGCCAAAGGCCAGATTGAAGACAAGGAATTGGCCTACACGGCCGGTACGGATGACTACCTGGTCAAGCCTTTTGAAGCAAAGGAACTTATATTCAGGATAAAGGCCCTGCTCCGCCGGTATGGTGCAGTGAAGGAAGAGGCCCCGGTCAGGCTCGGCAATGTCCTGCTTTATCAGCAAAACTATTCAATCAAGATCGGTTCCAAGACAGTGAAGCTGCCCCTTAAGGAATTTGAGCTCCTGTATTTGCTTGGTAAGAACCCCGAACGTGTCTTTACGCGAGAACAGTTGATCGAAGACATCTGGGGTCTGGATTTTGAAGGGGATAATCGGACAGTGGATGTGCATATCAAAAGATTGAGGGAACGTTTCAGACAACTATCGGTGCCAGCGCGCATCCATACGGTCAGGGGAGTCGGATATTCCCTGGAGGTGGATGAGTGA
- a CDS encoding ABC transporter ATP-binding protein, translating into MSESTMKIIDLHKDIGRKQIIRNLNFEIRPGEVFGFIGPNGAGKTTTIRMMVGLIGITEGDVVIKGHSIKKEYRKAISEVGAIVENPEMYPFMTGWQNLKHFARMSNGITDERIREVIKLVGLDKAIGTKVGKYSLGMRQRLGIAQALLHRPSVLILDEPTNGLDPAGIREIRRYIRRLAVEENVSVIVSSHLLSEIELMCDRIGIIKNGKLIATNDLNEETDTDTAIVNLDVNPQEEAIEVLRTMPNVEVLETVDRLQIQLKRDDIPHLVTTLVHRDIEVYGVNVTQTTLEERFLEMIGENVID; encoded by the coding sequence ATGTCTGAATCTACTATGAAAATCATAGATCTACATAAGGACATCGGTCGAAAGCAGATCATCCGGAACCTGAACTTTGAGATACGTCCAGGGGAGGTTTTCGGATTCATCGGCCCGAATGGCGCCGGCAAGACAACTACAATCCGCATGATGGTAGGACTGATTGGCATTACGGAGGGTGATGTCGTCATCAAGGGCCACAGCATCAAAAAGGAATACAGAAAGGCAATCAGCGAAGTGGGGGCAATCGTCGAGAACCCTGAAATGTATCCGTTCATGACAGGCTGGCAGAATCTGAAGCATTTCGCACGCATGTCGAATGGCATTACAGATGAGCGCATCAGGGAAGTCATCAAGCTGGTCGGTCTGGATAAAGCGATCGGAACCAAGGTCGGAAAGTATTCACTCGGGATGCGCCAGCGCCTCGGTATTGCACAGGCACTGCTCCACCGCCCATCGGTGCTCATACTGGATGAACCGACGAACGGACTGGATCCTGCGGGCATCCGTGAGATTAGACGCTACATACGCAGACTGGCAGTGGAAGAGAATGTCTCCGTCATCGTATCCAGCCATCTGCTCAGTGAAATCGAGCTGATGTGTGACCGGATTGGCATCATCAAAAACGGTAAGCTCATCGCAACCAACGATTTGAATGAAGAAACCGATACTGATACTGCCATCGTCAATCTGGATGTGAATCCGCAAGAGGAAGCCATTGAGGTGCTACGGACGATGCCGAATGTTGAAGTGCTGGAGACGGTCGATCGTCTGCAAATCCAGTTGAAAAGGGATGACATACCGCATCTGGTGACGACGCTGGTCCATCGGGATATCGAGGTATACGGCGTCAATGTCACGCAGACCACCCTGGAAGAAAGATTCCTCGAGATGATTGGAGAGAATGTAATTGACTAA
- a CDS encoding GNAT family N-acetyltransferase — MKTTTIKELNTEEEFRSAFPIMQQLRTHLDEEQYINLVKEAKEVDNYLMYALFDNEKIVAVCGFKPMITLYYGRFVWVCDLVTDSAIRSKGHGKQLLDFIHEWAKKNNYESVALSSGLARKEAHKFYEKKMDYDKVSYVFKKNL; from the coding sequence TTGAAAACCACAACCATAAAAGAATTGAATACAGAAGAAGAATTTCGCAGTGCCTTTCCCATAATGCAACAGTTGAGAACACATTTGGATGAAGAACAGTATATCAATCTCGTGAAAGAAGCGAAAGAAGTGGATAATTATCTGATGTATGCCCTTTTCGACAATGAGAAAATAGTTGCAGTCTGTGGATTCAAACCGATGATTACACTTTATTACGGGAGATTTGTCTGGGTATGCGACCTTGTCACAGACAGTGCCATCAGGTCCAAGGGTCATGGCAAGCAGCTTTTAGACTTCATCCATGAATGGGCTAAAAAGAATAATTATGAAAGTGTCGCCCTTTCATCCGGATTGGCACGTAAAGAGGCCCATAAGTTCTACGAGAAAAAGATGGATTATGATAAAGTCAGTTATGTTTTCAAGAAAAATCTATAA
- a CDS encoding ABC transporter permease: MKMAWKEMMKFKTRYVILGSIIFLISLLTMIIAGLANGLSYDNASLIKDMPEGTFYMEAEAESQYNFSGLDEKKRAEIKEAVPEAAFFSIQMGELESDDGKRHGVAFVNSDGSLFPQVEEGETILDASLMESAIKEDEGLTNRLLDGELQVESFIEQQKFSHSPVAFVDRADFEEMYRTDAYQIAFVEGEDAPAVAGLERYTNDEFMNTIPSYSAEQLSLNMIVVFLFIISGMLFGIFFYMINVQKIAMYGILKAVGVKTATLFRMMWAQMAIITTIALILSVGLSQLLALIMPSGMPSMLTAGSASMMSLVFIIIGFAGSSVSGIQISRVEPMQAINQGGV; the protein is encoded by the coding sequence ATGAAGATGGCATGGAAAGAGATGATGAAGTTCAAGACAAGATATGTGATTCTGGGTTCGATAATTTTCCTGATCAGCCTGCTGACGATGATCATAGCCGGCCTGGCGAACGGGCTGTCATATGATAATGCCTCACTCATCAAGGATATGCCCGAAGGCACCTTCTATATGGAGGCGGAAGCGGAATCACAGTATAATTTTTCCGGTTTGGATGAAAAGAAAAGGGCGGAAATCAAAGAAGCGGTACCGGAAGCTGCATTTTTCTCCATACAGATGGGAGAGCTCGAAAGTGACGATGGGAAGCGGCATGGCGTTGCATTCGTCAATTCAGACGGAAGTCTCTTTCCTCAAGTGGAGGAAGGGGAGACCATTTTGGATGCTTCACTGATGGAATCGGCCATCAAGGAAGATGAGGGGCTGACCAACAGACTGTTGGATGGCGAATTGCAAGTGGAGTCATTCATCGAACAGCAGAAGTTCAGTCATTCTCCGGTCGCGTTTGTAGATCGTGCAGATTTCGAGGAGATGTATCGTACGGATGCATATCAGATCGCTTTTGTAGAAGGTGAAGACGCGCCTGCAGTGGCGGGGCTTGAGAGATATACAAACGATGAATTCATGAATACCATTCCAAGTTACAGTGCAGAACAGCTGTCATTGAACATGATCGTCGTATTCCTGTTCATCATCAGTGGCATGCTTTTCGGCATCTTCTTCTATATGATCAACGTCCAGAAAATTGCAATGTATGGCATCCTGAAGGCCGTCGGCGTCAAAACAGCAACCCTCTTCAGGATGATGTGGGCTCAGATGGCCATCATCACAACCATCGCCCTCATTTTATCAGTAGGGCTCAGCCAACTGCTTGCCCTGATCATGCCGTCAGGCATGCCATCCATGTTGACGGCCGGTTCTGCTTCCATGATGTCGCTTGTCTTCATCATCATTGGATTCGCCGGTTCCAGCGTGTCGGGAATACAGATCAGCAGAGTGGAACCGATGCAGGCTATAAACCAAGGAGGTGTGTAG
- a CDS encoding GNAT family N-acetyltransferase: MIRNAEAQDLEHILVIYNDAILNSTATYSYEVEDLEAREQWLKEKQQKKEPVIVYEEAGHVVAFATYGTFRNKPAYRYTVEHSIYVGESARCKGVATQLLEELIRIAGTEGYRVMVAGIDASNSGSVRLHEKFGFVHAGTLKNVGFKFDRWLDLSFYQLDLYEKEASHR; this comes from the coding sequence ATGATCAGAAATGCTGAGGCCCAGGACCTCGAACATATCCTTGTCATTTATAATGATGCCATCCTCAACTCCACCGCCACATATTCCTATGAAGTTGAAGACCTTGAAGCCAGAGAACAATGGCTCAAAGAGAAGCAACAGAAAAAAGAGCCGGTCATTGTATATGAGGAAGCAGGCCATGTAGTCGCCTTCGCCACCTATGGCACTTTCAGAAATAAACCTGCCTACCGTTATACTGTTGAACACTCAATCTATGTCGGAGAATCCGCAAGGTGTAAAGGAGTGGCTACACAGCTCCTTGAAGAACTCATCCGCATTGCGGGAACAGAAGGATACAGAGTTATGGTGGCTGGAATCGATGCATCCAACAGCGGGAGTGTCAGATTGCACGAGAAGTTCGGGTTTGTCCATGCAGGTACATTGAAGAACGTCGGATTCAAGTTCGACAGATGGCTCGACCTAAGCTTCTACCAGCTGGATCTGTACGAAAAAGAAGCATCGCACAGATAA
- a CDS encoding cell wall metabolism sensor histidine kinase WalK, with protein MRSLYSTFAATTIGIMMLSFLTAFFISNTYYQQYLKPENDAKNTQIAKEMATFIEGNPEVSINEYLENMAAVGYQLYLTDDSGDGTFYGSEFREDALPNHVVETVLDGNIHHGMQGFPRETFVTGFFANELKNTIGVPLEYQGENYALFMRPDIEKLFNEMHLLFGWLFLLTIVLSIIFVLIGTKYMVRPVTRLSAATKALSKGSYDIGGLETKRKDELGELTKSFAQMAERIRQTENMRKDFISNITHDINSPLSNIKGYSALLQNELDSDGKAQEYLSIINGESDRISAMTNQLLLLSSLDHEEHLLKKKEYDVGSQLRRLIHRYEWRIDEDNLMLSHDIQDVVIAGDETLLEAVWDNLLSNAIKYNSKFGEIGIELIEHEDDIEVSFRDTGIGMGEEAKQHIFERFYREDSSRSGKIQGSGLGLSIVQKVVELHNGTISVQSNDHGTVFRVVLPKN; from the coding sequence ATGCGCTCCTTATATTCTACTTTTGCTGCAACGACAATAGGTATCATGATGCTCAGCTTTCTGACTGCATTCTTCATTTCGAACACGTATTACCAGCAGTACTTGAAGCCGGAAAATGATGCGAAGAATACGCAGATTGCCAAGGAGATGGCGACCTTCATCGAGGGTAATCCTGAAGTGTCCATCAATGAATATCTCGAGAATATGGCGGCTGTCGGTTACCAGCTATACTTGACTGATGATTCGGGTGATGGGACGTTCTACGGCTCGGAATTCAGGGAAGATGCGCTTCCGAATCATGTCGTTGAAACCGTGCTGGATGGAAACATCCATCATGGCATGCAGGGATTCCCGAGGGAGACGTTCGTCACCGGTTTCTTTGCCAACGAACTTAAGAATACCATCGGTGTGCCTTTGGAGTATCAAGGGGAAAATTACGCACTGTTCATGCGGCCGGATATAGAGAAGCTCTTCAATGAAATGCACCTCCTGTTCGGCTGGCTTTTCCTTCTCACAATCGTTTTGAGCATCATTTTCGTGCTTATTGGGACCAAATATATGGTGCGCCCCGTAACCCGACTGAGTGCGGCCACAAAGGCGCTGTCCAAGGGCAGCTACGATATCGGCGGACTTGAAACGAAGCGGAAGGATGAGCTGGGGGAACTGACGAAGAGCTTTGCCCAGATGGCAGAAAGAATCAGGCAGACTGAAAATATGCGCAAAGATTTCATTTCCAACATAACCCATGATATAAATTCCCCGCTATCCAATATAAAAGGGTACAGTGCACTGCTTCAGAATGAACTGGACAGTGATGGAAAAGCACAGGAATATCTCTCAATCATCAATGGTGAATCCGACCGCATCAGTGCAATGACGAACCAGCTGCTGCTGCTGTCATCTCTGGATCATGAAGAGCATCTTCTGAAAAAGAAGGAATACGATGTCGGCAGTCAGTTGCGCCGGCTGATCCATCGCTATGAATGGAGGATTGATGAAGACAATCTGATGCTTTCCCATGATATCCAAGATGTTGTTATTGCAGGGGACGAAACATTGCTCGAGGCGGTATGGGACAACCTGCTGTCCAATGCAATCAAATATAACAGCAAGTTTGGTGAAATCGGGATAGAGCTGATTGAGCATGAGGATGATATAGAGGTCAGCTTCAGGGATACTGGCATCGGGATGGGAGAAGAAGCGAAGCAGCACATCTTTGAACGGTTCTACCGGGAAGATTCCTCAAGATCGGGGAAGATACAAGGGTCGGGCCTCGGTCTCTCGATTGTGCAGAAAGTTGTGGAGCTGCATAATGGAACGATCAGTGTCCAATCAAATGATCATGGCACTGTATTCCGGGTTGTGCTCCCAAAAAATTAA
- a CDS encoding DMT family transporter codes for MIMRKLVVILLFISVICIAFAAIFVKLSEAPASIISMYRMIFAGILLAPIVFKYRRELMKPTRREWGALTIAGLFLAMHFGFWFESLKLTSVASSTVILALQPIIAMVGAYLVYREKVSGRVAFSVFISFFGVVIISWGDFSFTDLSAITGNILSFLGAVAVVCYFMIGQNSVRNLTHWVYSFIVFSIAGGFLLIYNIVAQTELTGYPPREWALFILLAIFPTIAHVIFNYLLNEVSPTTVSMAMLLEPVGASILAFFLLSEYLGKYQILGGIIVLFGVYFFLLSQRKSKYREI; via the coding sequence TTGATAATGAGAAAACTCGTGGTCATTCTACTCTTCATCTCTGTCATCTGCATCGCATTTGCTGCGATTTTTGTAAAGCTGTCTGAAGCACCGGCAAGCATCATCAGCATGTACAGAATGATATTTGCCGGCATACTGCTTGCTCCCATCGTCTTCAAGTACAGGCGGGAGTTGATGAAACCCACACGAAGAGAGTGGGGCGCGCTGACCATCGCGGGGTTATTCCTCGCAATGCATTTCGGTTTCTGGTTTGAATCACTCAAGCTTACATCCGTGGCGAGCTCAACGGTCATTCTTGCACTGCAGCCAATTATTGCAATGGTGGGGGCTTACCTTGTATATAGGGAAAAAGTGAGTGGCAGGGTTGCTTTTTCAGTGTTCATTTCATTTTTCGGTGTCGTCATCATCAGCTGGGGGGATTTCAGTTTTACGGACTTAAGTGCAATCACGGGCAATATCCTTTCATTCCTGGGCGCGGTAGCGGTTGTATGCTACTTTATGATCGGACAGAATTCCGTCCGGAACCTTACGCACTGGGTCTACAGCTTCATCGTGTTCAGCATTGCCGGGGGATTTCTATTGATATACAACATCGTCGCCCAAACCGAATTGACCGGGTATCCACCAAGAGAATGGGCCCTGTTCATACTGCTTGCGATTTTCCCCACCATCGCGCATGTCATATTCAACTACCTGTTGAATGAGGTGAGTCCGACCACAGTTTCGATGGCCATGCTGCTCGAGCCCGTCGGGGCATCCATCCTGGCATTTTTCCTGTTGTCGGAATATCTCGGGAAGTATCAAATTCTCGGCGGAATCATCGTGCTTTTTGGTGTCTACTTCTTCCTTTTGAGCCAGAGGAAGTCGAAATATAGAGAAATTTAG